Proteins from one Procambarus clarkii isolate CNS0578487 chromosome 8, FALCON_Pclarkii_2.0, whole genome shotgun sequence genomic window:
- the LOC138358444 gene encoding uncharacterized protein — protein sequence MIDDGLESVPQLWELDAIGIIPEQPSPDDVCAYNQYLETVQYYDGQYWVRLPWKINHKTLPTNYHMAYSQFKSQLAKLRKRPEHLKLYHEIIAQQLKNKFIEVVKHDNTQTGHFLPHMAVMRESKTTPLRIVFNCSSKSGPQGTSLNDCLQTGPSLTQKLYDILLKFRLNKYAYSADISKAFLRVGLQEEDRDFTKFLWVENPEDVNSPVVTFRFSSVLFGATSSPFLLQATLDTHLKKSSSPCKTEISQNLYVDNFQGTVNSTTELLQLYQEANKELQGANMPLQSWASNNATLNNQIARDYPEYHVPESQKVLGMDWDLISDTISIKSVPVNYNITTKRDLLSQVSKVFDPLGLLNPLTIKWRLLVQEAWKAKVGWDDPLPIQLQKAWMEVAQEQTLVEKIIFPRHIVEENEEVSLHVFADSSAKAFGACAYLVTSNQSYLITSKARVAPLKKRTLPQMELTALLTGTRLAVHIKQVLSTMNIKDVIIWSDNEAVLQWVRNDNCPTPYVKNRVSEIKEISAGFQLLHVPTKDNPADLLSRGMTFKQFAKADIWFHGPRWLVNGSWPEQKPHVITTQTITTTRQQAQILVLDCTRYSSLIKLINVTQNVFHYLRKKGIKYTFPDALIYWVRQAQRETYGNNYENLPHKLKHNLGLWIDQENHNILRCGGRLKHADINLDTVHPWLLPKNHWITRLIVLHTHQQIIKHGGVLDTLTQIRQQYWIPQGRQSVKSILKNCMICRRYDARTCSYPEPPPLPKERVVHLQPFETSGVDYTGAIYLTGTADKQPIKAYICLFTCATTRAVHLEVTPDMTAQSFIQAFRRFAARRSCPKLMISDNGANLVAGEACLREICSHPAVTSTLEQRHCRWKFIPPRAPWHGGFYERLIGTVKRSLRKSLHRQKINLQELQTVITEKNQG from the coding sequence atgattgatgatggattagaatctgtacctcaattgtgggaacttgatgccataggaataattcctgaacaaccaagtcctgatgatgtctgtgcatataatcaatacttagaaactgtacagtactatgatggacagtactgggtaaggctaccatggaaaatcaaccataaaaccttacctaccaattatcacatggcttatagtcaatttaaatctcaattagcaaagctaagaaaaaggcctgagcatttaaaactctatcatgagattattgctcaacaattaaagaataaattcatcgaagtcgtgaaacatgacaatacgcaaacaggccattttttaccacacatggctgtaatgagagaatcaaaaacgactcctttacggatagtttttaattgtagctctaaatctggaccccaaggaaccagtctaaatgattgtttgcaaacaggtccaagtctaactcagaaattgtatgacatactgttgaagtttagacttaacaaatatgcgtattcagcagatataagtaaggcctttctaagagttggcttgcaggaagaagatagagacttcactaagtttctatgggtagagaacccagaagatgtcaatagtcctgtagtgactttcagattctcttcagttcttttcggcgcgacaagcagtccatttctgttgcaagcaactctagatactcatctgaagaaatcatcaagtccctgtaagactgaaatcagtcaaaatctatatgtagataattttcaagggacagttaacagtactactgaactgttacaattatatcaagaggccaacaaggagctacaaggtgccaacatgccactacaatcttgggcctctaataatgcaacattgaataatcaaatagcaagagattaccctgaatatcacgtaccagaatcacaaaaggtgttaggtatggattgggatttaatctcggacacaatatcgatcaaatctgtgccagtaaattacaacatcactacaaaaagggatttgctttcacaagttagcaaagtattcgacccactgggtctactaaatcctttgactatcaagtggcgtttattggtgcaagaagcatggaaggctaaggttggttgggatgatccactaccaatccagttacaaaaagcttggatggaagtggctcaagaacaaactttagttgaaaagataatctttccgagacacatagtcgaggaaaatgaagaagtatcactacatgtattcgcagactcgtcagccaaagcttttggagcttgtgcttacttagtgacttctaatcaatcatatcttatcacctctaaggccagagtcgctccattaaaaaagagaactttgcctcagatggaactaacagcactgttaactggcacacgcttagcagtacatatcaaacaagtcttgtctaccatgaacatcaaagatgtcattatatggtctgacaatgaagctgtcttacaatgggtacgaaacgacaactgtccaactccatatgtaaaaaatcgcgtctcggaaattaaagaaatttccgcaggctttcaattgttgcatgtaccaacaaaggataatccagctgatctcttatcaagaggtatgacatttaaacagtttgcaaaggcagatatttggtttcatgggcctcgatggttagtgaatggtagttggcctgaacaaaagccacacgtcattacgacacaaaccataactaccaccaggcagcaagctcaaatattagtcttggattgtactcgttactcctcgctcatcaaattaatcaatgtaacacagaacgtgtttcattatctcaggaaaaaaggtataaaatacacttttcctgatgcacttatctattgggtaagacaagcccagagagaaacttatgggaataactatgaaaatcttccgcataagttaaaacacaatctcggtctgtggatagaccaagaaaatcacaacattctgcgttgtggagggagacttaaacacgcagatatcaatctagataccgtgcatccatggcttttaccaaaaaatcattggatcacaaggttgattgtgttgcatacacatcaacaaatcatcaaacatggaggagtgttagacacactcacacaaatcagacagcagtactggattcctcagggaagacagtcagtcaaatcaatcttgaagaattgcatgatatgccgaaggtacgatgcaagaacttgctcttatccagagccaccacccctgccaaaggaacgagtggtccatctacaacctttcgaaacgtcaggagtagattatacaggagcaatatatctaacagggactgcagataagcaacctatcaaggcatacatctgtctgttcacctgtgctaccaccagggcagtacatctagaggtaacacccgatatgactgctcaatcatttattcaagctttccgcagattcgcagcacgccgatcatgccctaagctgatgatttcagataacggagcaaacttggtagctggagaagcatgtctacgggaaatctgttcccatcctgcagttacttccacactggaacagcgtcattgcagatggaaatttatccctccgagagccccatggcacggaggattttatgaacggttaataggaactgtaaaaagatccttgagaaaatctctacaccgtcagaaaatcaatcttcaagaactccagacagtaatcacggaaaagaatcaagggtga